One genomic region from Skermania piniformis encodes:
- a CDS encoding holo-ACP synthase AcpS — protein sequence MTVLGIGLDLVTVSDFAEQVERSGTTMLAEAFTSGERRYCEGKAADRIRSYAARWAAKEAVLKAWASSRYARRPQVGDDPYQLIEVVNDAWGRPRIKLHGVAAEFLPRATVHLSLTHDGDTAAAVVVLEDPGEG from the coding sequence ATGACGGTTCTGGGGATCGGGCTCGACCTGGTGACCGTCTCGGATTTCGCCGAACAGGTCGAGCGGTCGGGAACCACCATGCTGGCCGAAGCGTTCACCTCTGGCGAACGGCGCTACTGCGAAGGCAAGGCCGCCGATCGGATCCGCAGCTATGCGGCGCGCTGGGCGGCGAAGGAGGCCGTGCTCAAGGCCTGGGCGTCCTCTCGCTACGCCCGGCGTCCCCAGGTGGGCGACGATCCGTATCAGCTGATCGAGGTGGTCAACGATGCCTGGGGACGGCCGCGGATCAAGCTGCACGGGGTGGCGGCCGAATTCCTTCCCCGGGCCACGGTGCACCTGTCGTTGACCCACGACGGGGACACCGCGGCCGCCGTGGTGGTGCTGGAGGACCCGGGGGAAGGCTAG
- a CDS encoding TetR/AcrR family transcriptional regulator has product MPRRRPTQERSKRKFDALLAASRELLVEVGFESFTCEVVAARAEVPIGTLYHFFANKYVIVCELNRQDLVEVSRELGDFHGEVPSMDWLRHMNRFVDHMATLWLRDRSRREVWLAMQSTPSTRATGAIHEREFADVVETMLRPLIPRLNRARRDTMAQVLVHVVYSMLNFSVQDEQTQADAVAELKRLILAYLTAVEKESRR; this is encoded by the coding sequence ATGCCGCGGCGCCGCCCGACCCAGGAGCGCAGCAAGCGGAAGTTCGACGCACTGCTCGCCGCCTCCCGCGAGCTGCTCGTCGAGGTCGGCTTCGAGTCGTTCACCTGTGAGGTAGTAGCGGCACGGGCCGAGGTGCCGATCGGCACGCTGTATCACTTCTTCGCGAACAAGTACGTCATCGTTTGCGAGCTGAACCGGCAAGACCTGGTCGAGGTGTCCCGCGAGCTCGGCGACTTCCACGGCGAGGTGCCGTCGATGGACTGGTTGCGGCACATGAACCGGTTCGTCGACCACATGGCCACGCTGTGGCTGCGGGATCGCTCTCGACGGGAAGTCTGGCTCGCGATGCAATCCACCCCGTCCACCCGGGCCACCGGAGCGATTCACGAGCGAGAGTTCGCCGATGTCGTGGAGACGATGCTGCGACCGCTCATCCCGCGGCTGAATCGCGCCCGCCGAGACACCATGGCGCAGGTCCTGGTGCACGTCGTCTACTCGATGCTGAACTTCTCGGTCCAGGACGAACAGACCCAGGCGGACGCGGTCGCCGAGCTGAAACGTCTGATCCTGGCTTATCTGACCGCTGTCGAGAAGGAGTCGCGGCGGTGA
- the bcp gene encoding thioredoxin-dependent thiol peroxidase, translating to MTDNHRLEVGAPAPAFTLPDADGNEVSLADYRGRKVIVYFYPAASTPGCTKQACDFRDNLAELDGAGIDVVGISPDKPAKLAKFRDAEGLTFPLLSDPDRAVLTAYGAYGEKTMYGKTVHGVIRSTFLIDEQGRIALAQYNVRATGHVAKLRRDLSV from the coding sequence ATGACCGACAACCACCGCCTCGAGGTCGGTGCTCCGGCCCCGGCCTTCACCCTGCCCGACGCCGACGGCAACGAGGTGTCGCTGGCGGACTACCGGGGCCGCAAGGTGATCGTGTACTTCTATCCCGCAGCCAGCACCCCCGGCTGCACCAAACAGGCGTGCGACTTCCGAGACAACCTCGCCGAGCTGGACGGCGCGGGCATCGACGTGGTCGGTATCTCGCCGGACAAGCCGGCCAAACTGGCCAAGTTCCGCGACGCCGAGGGACTCACCTTCCCCCTGCTGTCCGATCCGGACCGCGCCGTCCTCACCGCATACGGCGCTTATGGGGAGAAGACCATGTACGGCAAGACGGTGCATGGGGTGATCCGATCGACCTTCCTGATCGACGAACAGGGTCGGATTGCGCTGGCTCAATACAACGTTCGGGCCACCGGGCACGTCGCCAAGCTGCGCCGCGACCTGTCGGTCTGA
- a CDS encoding DUF3618 domain-containing protein, whose protein sequence is MARDTESIEREIEMARNQLANTLDELSVRANPRRIAEDTKQTLVAKVNEPRIKMGLIGAGAALVLLILIRLFR, encoded by the coding sequence ATGGCAAGGGATACCGAGAGCATCGAGCGTGAGATCGAAATGGCGCGCAATCAGCTCGCGAACACGCTCGACGAGCTGAGCGTGCGCGCGAATCCCCGACGGATCGCCGAGGACACCAAGCAGACTCTGGTCGCCAAGGTGAACGAGCCGCGGATCAAGATGGGCCTGATCGGCGCCGGAGCCGCTCTGGTCCTGCTGATCCTCATCCGACTGTTCCGCTGA
- a CDS encoding acyl-CoA dehydrogenase family protein produces MPDVFDFVLTENPLSTAPVDVFEADRRARDTGFATPVDAAVAGGFGSDRLGYAFLAGYQAALRALLPDIPNVRTALCGTEAGGGHPAAIHTTLTPGRDGFTLDGTKSFVTLGSAAELLVVLAGDERAPSGRKALRAALVPAGLPGVSFTAQPVLPFTPEIPHATLRLTAVPLPAHAVLPGDGYLRYLKPFRTIEDLHIQAAVLGWLIGVARRSSWPAPWLEQALSLLAGVRESTRADPSAPSTHLAVAGLQTGQQRLLGDAEHFWDRTEPDTRERWRRDRPLLDVAGTVRTARTAAAWRRLTTDHSPENRTPAEPDRVRPTGETAR; encoded by the coding sequence ATGCCCGATGTGTTCGACTTCGTGCTCACCGAGAATCCGTTGTCGACCGCGCCGGTCGATGTATTCGAGGCCGACCGCCGCGCCCGCGACACCGGCTTTGCAACCCCCGTCGATGCGGCGGTGGCAGGCGGATTCGGCAGCGACCGGCTGGGCTACGCGTTTCTGGCCGGCTACCAGGCCGCGCTGCGGGCGTTGCTGCCGGATATCCCGAATGTTCGGACTGCGCTGTGCGGTACCGAGGCCGGGGGTGGCCACCCGGCGGCGATCCACACCACGCTGACCCCCGGCAGGGACGGCTTCACCCTCGACGGCACCAAGTCGTTCGTCACCTTGGGCTCAGCCGCGGAGCTCCTGGTGGTGCTGGCCGGCGACGAACGCGCCCCCAGCGGACGGAAAGCGTTGCGCGCCGCGCTGGTGCCGGCCGGGTTGCCCGGGGTCTCCTTCACCGCGCAACCGGTGCTGCCGTTCACTCCGGAGATCCCGCACGCGACGCTCCGCCTGACCGCCGTGCCGTTGCCCGCCCACGCGGTGCTTCCCGGGGACGGCTACCTGCGGTACCTCAAGCCGTTCCGGACGATCGAGGACCTCCATATCCAGGCCGCCGTGCTGGGTTGGTTGATCGGGGTTGCCCGCCGCTCGAGCTGGCCGGCACCGTGGCTCGAGCAGGCGCTTTCGCTTCTGGCGGGAGTGCGGGAATCGACCCGGGCCGACCCGTCGGCCCCGAGCACACACCTCGCCGTGGCCGGGTTGCAGACCGGACAGCAGCGGCTCCTCGGCGACGCCGAACACTTCTGGGACCGCACCGAGCCGGACACCCGCGAACGCTGGCGCAGAGACCGGCCGCTGCTCGACGTCGCCGGCACGGTACGGACGGCCAGAACGGCCGCTGCATGGCGGCGGCTGACCACCGACCATTCGCCGGAAAACAGAACGCCCGCCGAACCGGACCGAGTCCGGCCGACGGGCGAAACCGCGCGGTGA